In one window of Neisseria subflava DNA:
- the cas3 gene encoding CRISPR-associated helicase Cas3', which yields MNFNYIAHVRKADGQPQFLQTHLTETAEIAKSLAAKLDLDQAGELLGLMHDFGKYSRKFQKYIHDETGLFNPDLDDEESTPNGSKVDHSTAGAQWVYRELRKFGVAQGIGELFGQTLGLCIASHHGEGLIDCLDGEGNPKWIERFNKTDELTHLTECEQNADEAVQQKARELAGENLIRSLLKAVKPILFDQTTNSKIKEFYLGCLTRFLFSCLIDADRINSSDFEREAQKEVHRLTEKPDWQPAIDKLEAKLAGFENRYPIDEIRRRISDDCLKRAADSQGIYTLTVPTGGGKTLASLRYALHHAQKHNLDRIIYIIPYTSIIDQNAQAVREILGEDWVLEHHSNLEPEKQSWQDKLLSENWDKPIVFTTMVQFLDAWFGGGTRGARHIHPMTNAVLIFDEIQTLPVKCVHLFCNVLNWLTAFGKSTAVLCTATQPLLGESGLQNFPEGKRESIAARGLLRLPENAEIMGKHQDLDRLFADLSRVEIRFNEKAGGWNVEEAGAFLLEQFQTTPSCLFIVNTKKWAQELYQYCKAQNVPPEALFHLSTNQCAAHRKAIFDTIKARLKNKQPVICISTQLIEAGVDISMACVIRALGGLDSIAQAAGRCNRHGEKEGKGQVWVLNLQEQDFTRILPDIQVGKTHAERVFRDFTGQDILQPAAMQRYFEYYFYQRSDEMVYSVKNSATGSLLDWLSDNALNPYGEKNDKRSKPLPLLMQSFKSAGRAFQAIDAPTHAVIVPYGEGAELIAKLCGEWDPKEMHRTLQKAQRYSVNVFPNVWGKLQKENALHETIEGSGIYYLNERYYNDEFGLSLDETSEMTFYDL from the coding sequence GTGAATTTCAACTATATAGCCCATGTCCGCAAAGCAGACGGGCAGCCTCAATTTTTACAAACGCATCTAACTGAAACCGCCGAGATCGCCAAATCATTGGCAGCCAAACTGGATTTGGATCAGGCGGGCGAGTTACTCGGACTCATGCACGATTTCGGTAAATATTCCCGAAAATTCCAAAAATATATCCACGATGAAACAGGTTTGTTTAATCCTGATTTGGATGATGAAGAAAGTACGCCGAACGGTAGTAAAGTAGACCATTCCACCGCCGGAGCACAATGGGTTTACCGTGAATTAAGAAAATTCGGTGTGGCGCAGGGTATCGGCGAATTATTCGGGCAAACGCTGGGGTTGTGCATTGCATCGCACCACGGCGAAGGCTTGATTGACTGTTTAGATGGAGAAGGTAATCCGAAATGGATTGAGCGGTTTAATAAAACTGATGAACTGACGCATTTGACAGAATGCGAGCAAAATGCCGATGAAGCCGTTCAACAGAAAGCACGTGAATTGGCAGGAGAAAACCTGATTCGCAGTCTGCTCAAAGCGGTGAAGCCGATTCTTTTCGACCAAACGACCAACAGCAAAATCAAAGAATTCTATCTCGGCTGCCTGACCCGTTTCCTATTCAGTTGCCTGATTGATGCCGACCGTATCAACAGCTCGGATTTTGAGCGGGAAGCGCAAAAAGAAGTCCACCGCTTGACCGAAAAACCAGATTGGCAACCGGCGATTGATAAATTGGAAGCCAAATTAGCAGGTTTTGAAAACCGTTATCCCATTGACGAAATCCGCCGTCGAATTTCAGACGACTGCCTAAAAAGAGCAGCCGATTCTCAAGGTATTTATACGCTGACCGTGCCGACCGGTGGCGGCAAAACATTGGCCAGTCTGCGCTATGCCCTCCATCATGCGCAAAAGCACAATCTCGACCGTATTATCTACATCATTCCCTATACTTCCATCATCGACCAAAACGCTCAAGCCGTGCGCGAAATTCTCGGCGAAGATTGGGTGCTGGAACACCATTCCAATTTGGAACCCGAAAAACAAAGCTGGCAGGACAAACTGCTATCCGAAAACTGGGACAAGCCCATTGTGTTTACCACGATGGTGCAGTTTTTGGATGCATGGTTCGGCGGCGGTACGCGCGGCGCACGCCATATCCACCCGATGACCAATGCGGTGCTGATTTTCGATGAAATCCAAACCCTGCCCGTGAAATGCGTACATTTGTTTTGCAATGTGCTGAACTGGTTGACGGCATTTGGCAAAAGCACGGCAGTTTTGTGTACGGCGACGCAGCCTTTGCTCGGTGAATCGGGTTTGCAGAATTTCCCTGAAGGCAAAAGGGAAAGTATTGCCGCGCGCGGTTTGTTAAGGCTGCCTGAAAACGCCGAAATCATGGGCAAGCATCAGGATTTAGATAGATTATTTGCTGATTTATCACGCGTGGAAATCCGATTCAACGAAAAAGCAGGCGGTTGGAATGTGGAAGAAGCGGGCGCGTTTTTGCTGGAACAGTTTCAGACAACCCCAAGCTGCCTGTTTATCGTCAATACCAAAAAATGGGCGCAGGAGCTTTATCAATATTGCAAGGCACAGAACGTACCGCCTGAAGCCCTGTTTCATTTAAGTACCAACCAATGCGCGGCGCACCGCAAAGCGATTTTTGACACCATCAAAGCTCGTCTAAAAAACAAACAACCCGTTATCTGCATCAGCACCCAGTTGATTGAAGCCGGTGTGGATATTTCCATGGCTTGCGTGATTCGCGCCTTGGGCGGGCTGGATAGCATTGCTCAGGCGGCGGGGCGTTGCAACCGGCACGGCGAGAAAGAAGGTAAAGGGCAGGTTTGGGTGTTGAATTTGCAAGAACAGGATTTTACGCGGATATTACCCGATATTCAGGTAGGCAAAACCCATGCCGAACGCGTATTTCGCGATTTTACCGGGCAGGACATTTTGCAACCCGCCGCCATGCAGCGATATTTTGAATACTATTTTTACCAACGCAGCGATGAAATGGTATATTCTGTTAAAAACAGCGCAACAGGTTCTCTGCTGGATTGGTTGAGCGATAACGCGCTGAATCCTTATGGCGAAAAAAACGATAAAAGAAGCAAACCGTTGCCGCTGCTGATGCAATCCTTCAAAAGTGCAGGACGTGCTTTCCAAGCCATAGACGCGCCGACCCATGCCGTGATTGTGCCGTATGGCGAAGGCGCGGAACTCATTGCCAAACTCTGTGGCGAATGGGATCCGAAAGAAATGCACCGCACTTTGCAAAAAGCCCAGCGTTACAGTGTGAACGTCTTCCCCAACGTTTGGGGTAAATTGCAAAAAGAAAACGCCCTGCATGAAACCATTGAAGGCTCGGGCATTTATTATCTGAATGAACGCTATTACAACGATGAATTCGGCTTGTCTTTGGACGAAACAAGCGAAATGACTTTTTACGACTTATAG
- the cas5c gene encoding type I-C CRISPR-associated protein Cas5c — MDSKISFRVWGRQALFTDPVTKIGGEKFSYQVPTYEAIKGIVKSIYWKPTLIWHIDRIRVMKPIRTQSKSTKPLDWNGGNTLAIYTFLQDVEYQVEAHFEWNEHWEELAGDRNFGKHIAIARRMLERGGRQDIFLGTRDCQGYVEPCEFGSPSRDGKAGFYDEIDNLDFGLMFHSFGYPEETGKPELVSRFWMANMKKGRIEFPSIDDTEGRLKTRFIRKMQPEKPFKRGENVKPVEDEAKELGL; from the coding sequence ATGGACAGCAAAATCAGTTTCCGCGTATGGGGGCGGCAAGCCTTGTTTACCGACCCAGTTACCAAAATCGGTGGTGAAAAATTCAGCTATCAAGTGCCGACATACGAAGCCATTAAAGGCATTGTCAAAAGCATTTACTGGAAGCCAACTTTGATATGGCATATCGACCGCATCCGCGTAATGAAGCCCATCCGCACCCAAAGCAAATCCACCAAACCGCTGGATTGGAACGGCGGCAACACTTTGGCGATTTACACCTTTTTGCAGGACGTAGAATACCAAGTGGAAGCTCATTTTGAATGGAACGAGCATTGGGAAGAATTGGCTGGCGACCGTAATTTCGGCAAACATATCGCCATTGCCAGAAGAATGTTGGAACGCGGCGGGCGGCAGGATATTTTTCTCGGCACGCGCGATTGCCAAGGCTATGTCGAGCCTTGCGAGTTTGGCAGCCCAAGTCGAGATGGAAAAGCAGGCTTTTATGATGAAATCGACAACTTAGATTTTGGTTTAATGTTCCACAGTTTTGGCTATCCCGAAGAAACCGGAAAGCCCGAATTGGTCAGCCGTTTTTGGATGGCAAATATGAAAAAGGGTAGGATTGAGTTTCCAAGCATCGACGATACAGAAGGTCGTCTAAAAACCCGATTTATCCGCAAAATGCAGCCTGAAAAACCGTTCAAGCGCGGCGAAAATGTCAAGCCTGTGGAAGACGAAGCCAAGGAGCTGGGATTATGA
- the cas8c gene encoding type I-C CRISPR-associated protein Cas8c/Csd1, with product MSWMQKLYRTYESILEQGVTDHAEPLTPVGHTIQNAHIVIAIDGQGNFQTARVMPPKTAILLPATESSENRTSGEAPHPLADKIQYVAKDYADYGGEKKAYFDGYLKQLKAWCESPFTHPKVQAVLNYVAKGRVVADLVKAGIFPLDSEGKVLNKWETEGDAPSIFSVLPKTKGEIEFGSALVCWQVEIAGDVHSQTWTDKTIQQSWADYAASEKAEKGFCLVQGKEAVISTMHPAKLRHTGDKAKLISSNDTAGYTFRGRFATAEEAASVSADVSAKAHSALRWLISRQGIRNGDQVTVAWAISGKPVPSPMKDISTELDWSDMENWDISAVEKPDEAVAQRLPENSEAAPDWSVNIGRAAAQIIKKKLHGYQAELKAHEQISLIMLDSATPGRMALTYYQEFLPADYFANLDAWIDDFSWYQRYSIEQPNAKKSDKKKTLWAFVPPSPYSIAEAVYGKSLSDTLKKQLYARLLPVIAGGTSVPIPEDLMRQSFQAACNPNGCENWEWQRNIGVACALYKGWRARHHDLSQRRTYPMSLDTQNRSRDYLYGRLLAVAENTESYALYLAGEKRATTAERYMQRFAEHPFATWRNIELALKPYQERLRNNGKDTGAQAIGEIMELFATDDFTCDDKLSGEFLLGYHCQKMEIARRIAELSANKSKTHE from the coding sequence ATGAGCTGGATGCAGAAACTTTATCGAACTTATGAAAGCATTTTGGAACAGGGGGTTACCGATCATGCCGAGCCACTGACGCCGGTCGGGCATACCATCCAAAACGCGCATATCGTTATCGCGATTGACGGTCAGGGCAATTTCCAGACGGCTCGCGTTATGCCGCCGAAAACGGCGATTCTGCTGCCTGCCACCGAGTCGTCTGAAAACCGCACTAGCGGCGAAGCTCCGCATCCGCTTGCCGACAAAATCCAATATGTTGCCAAGGATTACGCCGATTACGGCGGCGAAAAGAAAGCCTATTTTGACGGCTACCTGAAACAACTCAAAGCATGGTGCGAATCGCCTTTTACACATCCCAAAGTGCAGGCTGTGTTGAACTATGTTGCCAAAGGTCGGGTGGTTGCTGATCTGGTGAAAGCAGGCATATTTCCGCTTGATTCGGAGGGCAAAGTGTTGAACAAATGGGAAACAGAAGGCGATGCACCGTCGATTTTCTCGGTGCTACCCAAAACTAAAGGCGAAATCGAATTCGGTTCAGCATTGGTTTGCTGGCAGGTGGAAATTGCGGGCGACGTACACAGCCAAACTTGGACGGACAAAACCATACAGCAATCTTGGGCGGATTACGCCGCTTCGGAAAAAGCCGAAAAAGGCTTTTGCTTGGTGCAGGGCAAAGAAGCCGTCATTTCCACCATGCACCCCGCCAAATTGCGCCACACGGGCGATAAAGCCAAGCTGATTTCTTCCAACGATACAGCGGGCTACACCTTTCGCGGGCGTTTTGCTACCGCTGAAGAAGCCGCCAGCGTATCGGCAGACGTGTCCGCCAAGGCGCACAGCGCTCTGCGTTGGTTGATTTCCCGTCAAGGCATCCGAAACGGAGATCAAGTTACCGTCGCCTGGGCAATCAGCGGCAAACCCGTCCCGTCGCCGATGAAAGATATTTCCACCGAACTGGATTGGTCGGATATGGAAAACTGGGACATCAGTGCGGTTGAAAAACCCGATGAAGCCGTCGCGCAAAGGCTACCTGAAAATTCGGAAGCAGCCCCAGATTGGTCGGTAAATATCGGGCGTGCTGCTGCGCAAATCATCAAAAAGAAACTGCACGGCTATCAGGCAGAATTGAAAGCCCACGAACAAATCTCCCTGATTATGCTCGATTCCGCCACGCCAGGTCGTATGGCATTGACTTATTACCAAGAATTTCTGCCTGCCGACTATTTCGCCAATTTGGATGCATGGATTGATGATTTTTCCTGGTATCAGCGTTACAGCATTGAGCAACCGAATGCTAAAAAATCAGATAAAAAGAAAACCCTTTGGGCTTTCGTCCCGCCGTCACCTTACAGCATTGCCGAAGCCGTGTACGGCAAATCCTTGTCCGACACGCTTAAAAAACAGCTTTACGCCCGACTTCTGCCTGTTATCGCAGGCGGAACATCCGTGCCGATTCCTGAAGATTTGATGCGTCAAAGTTTTCAGGCAGCCTGCAATCCTAATGGCTGCGAAAACTGGGAATGGCAAAGAAACATCGGCGTTGCCTGTGCCCTATACAAAGGCTGGCGCGCCCGTCATCACGATTTATCACAACGGAGAACTTACCCTATGAGCTTGGATACCCAAAACCGATCACGCGACTACTTGTACGGCAGGCTGCTTGCCGTCGCCGAAAACACCGAATCCTACGCCCTGTATTTGGCAGGCGAAAAACGCGCCACTACCGCTGAACGCTATATGCAGCGTTTTGCCGAGCATCCGTTTGCCACATGGCGCAATATCGAGCTGGCGTTGAAACCCTATCAAGAACGCCTGCGCAACAACGGCAAGGATACCGGTGCACAGGCAATTGGCGAAATCATGGAATTATTTGCCACCGATGATTTCACCTGCGACGACAAATTAAGCGGCGAATTTCTCTTGGGCTACCACTGCCAAAAAATGGAAATTGCCCGCCGTATTGCCGAGCTTTCCGCCAACAAATCCAAAACCCATGAATAA
- the cas7c gene encoding type I-C CRISPR-associated protein Cas7/Csd2 — protein MSLTKKIDFALILKVTNANPNGDPLNGNRPRADFQGFGEMTDVCLKRKIRDRLQDSGESIFVQSDEKKTDGMTSLANRAKDKDVGLGADAFNAKKANKDDTAKKACEKWLDVRSFGQVFAFSGEGSSGISIAVRGPVTIQSAFSVEPINITSTQITKSVSGEGDGTKKSSDTMGMKHRVDQGVYVAFGAMSPQLAERTGFSDDDAKKIKAVLTKLFEGDASSARPEGSMQVLKLIWWEHNSKAGQYSSAKVHGSLKVNVDGSYKLEKLDGLIPQEIDGF, from the coding sequence ATGAGCTTAACCAAAAAAATCGACTTCGCCTTAATCCTGAAAGTAACCAACGCCAACCCCAACGGCGACCCTTTGAACGGCAACCGCCCGCGTGCCGATTTCCAAGGTTTTGGTGAAATGACCGACGTGTGCCTGAAACGCAAAATCCGCGACCGCCTGCAAGACAGCGGTGAGAGCATTTTTGTGCAATCGGACGAAAAGAAAACCGATGGCATGACCAGCCTGGCCAACCGCGCCAAAGACAAAGATGTCGGCTTGGGTGCGGATGCCTTTAATGCAAAAAAAGCCAACAAAGACGACACTGCCAAAAAAGCTTGCGAAAAATGGCTGGACGTGCGCAGTTTCGGACAGGTTTTCGCATTCAGCGGCGAAGGTAGCAGCGGCATATCCATCGCTGTGCGCGGCCCGGTTACCATTCAATCCGCATTCAGCGTCGAGCCGATAAACATTACTAGCACCCAGATCACCAAAAGCGTCAGTGGCGAAGGCGACGGCACGAAAAAATCCTCTGACACCATGGGCATGAAACACCGCGTAGATCAGGGCGTGTACGTTGCCTTCGGCGCGATGTCGCCGCAGCTTGCCGAGCGCACCGGTTTTTCAGATGACGATGCCAAAAAAATCAAAGCCGTACTCACTAAACTCTTTGAAGGAGACGCATCATCCGCCCGCCCCGAAGGCAGCATGCAGGTGTTGAAACTTATCTGGTGGGAACACAACAGCAAAGCAGGGCAATACTCTTCCGCCAAAGTGCACGGCAGCCTGAAAGTGAATGTCGATGGCAGCTATAAACTGGAAAAACTTGATGGTCTAATTCCGCAGGAAATTGACGGCTTCTAA
- the cas4 gene encoding CRISPR-associated protein Cas4 yields MTALLTDTQGENQDSRPIPLSALQHYAFCPRQCALIHNEQAWAENYLTAQGRALHERVDSGEPETRKGVRFERTVHVSAEKLGISGVLDLVEVDTKTGRLKPVEYKRGKPKPDPMDEIQLCAQGLCLEEMTEQTISEGALWYMQTRHRVPVVFSDDLRAQTLATIAAVRELLNSGQTPPPDYSKRCKACSLVEICQPELLGKRDRSVGYVEGLYIINI; encoded by the coding sequence ATGACCGCACTTTTAACCGATACCCAAGGGGAAAATCAGGACTCTCGCCCGATTCCCCTTTCCGCCTTGCAACACTACGCCTTCTGCCCGCGTCAATGTGCCTTGATTCACAACGAGCAGGCGTGGGCGGAGAATTATTTGACCGCTCAGGGCAGAGCGCTGCACGAGCGGGTGGATTCGGGCGAACCGGAAACGCGCAAGGGCGTGCGTTTTGAGCGGACGGTGCATGTGTCTGCGGAAAAACTGGGTATCAGCGGCGTGTTGGATTTGGTAGAAGTGGACACGAAAACAGGTCGTCTGAAACCTGTGGAATACAAACGCGGCAAGCCCAAACCCGACCCGATGGACGAAATTCAGCTTTGTGCCCAAGGTTTGTGTTTGGAAGAAATGACGGAGCAAACCATCTCTGAGGGCGCGCTGTGGTATATGCAAACCCGCCACCGCGTTCCCGTCGTGTTTTCAGACGACCTGCGCGCCCAAACACTCGCCACCATCGCCGCCGTGCGCGAACTCCTAAACAGCGGCCAAACCCCGCCGCCCGACTACAGCAAACGCTGCAAAGCCTGCTCGCTGGTAGAGATTTGCCAGCCGGAGTTGCTGGGTAAACGTGATAGGAGTGTGGGGTATGTGGAGGGATTATATATAATAAATATTTAA
- the cas1c gene encoding type I-C CRISPR-associated endonuclease Cas1c, which translates to MRKLQNTLYITTQGSYLHKERETLVVEQERKKVAQLPVHSIGHIFCFGNVLVSPFLLGFCGENNVNLAFFTENGRFLGRLQGRQSGNVLLRRAQYRVSEQNPVPIARNIIAAKIQAGKRVLQRQIRNYGENAAIQSAVDALNISLRQLKSAAELDVVRGIEGDAAARYFGVFGQLLSEKSSFVFDGRNRRPPRDGVNALLSFVYSILGKDISGALQGVGLDPQVGFLHADRPGRDSLAQDILEEFRAWWADRLVLSLINRGQIKPQDFVTEASGAVSLKADARKLLFQALQAKKQEKIVHPFLGEEVEIGLLPYIQAMLLARHLRGDLAEYPPFLMR; encoded by the coding sequence ATGCGCAAACTGCAAAACACGCTCTATATCACCACCCAAGGCAGCTATCTGCATAAGGAGCGGGAGACGTTGGTAGTGGAGCAGGAACGTAAAAAGGTGGCGCAGTTGCCGGTGCATTCCATCGGGCATATTTTCTGTTTTGGGAATGTGCTGGTGTCGCCGTTTTTGCTGGGGTTTTGCGGTGAAAATAATGTGAATTTGGCGTTTTTTACCGAAAACGGGCGTTTCTTGGGGCGACTTCAGGGGCGGCAGAGCGGTAATGTGCTGCTGCGTCGGGCGCAGTATCGGGTGTCGGAGCAAAATCCCGTGCCGATTGCGCGCAATATCATCGCGGCGAAGATTCAGGCGGGTAAGCGGGTGCTTCAGCGGCAGATTCGTAATTATGGTGAGAATGCGGCGATTCAAAGTGCGGTCGATGCTTTGAACATTTCGCTGCGGCAGTTGAAGAGCGCGGCGGAGCTGGACGTGGTGCGCGGCATTGAGGGCGATGCGGCGGCGCGTTATTTCGGCGTGTTCGGGCAGCTTTTGAGCGAAAAAAGCAGCTTTGTTTTTGACGGGCGCAACCGCCGTCCGCCCAGAGACGGAGTGAATGCGCTGTTGTCGTTTGTGTACAGTATCTTGGGCAAGGACATCAGCGGCGCGCTGCAAGGCGTGGGGCTGGATCCGCAGGTGGGCTTTCTGCACGCCGACCGACCGGGGCGCGACAGTTTGGCGCAGGATATTTTGGAAGAATTCCGCGCATGGTGGGCAGACAGGCTAGTGTTGTCGCTGATCAATCGAGGGCAAATCAAACCGCAGGATTTTGTTACCGAGGCGAGTGGCGCGGTAAGCTTAAAAGCCGATGCGCGTAAGCTGTTGTTCCAAGCATTACAGGCGAAAAAGCAGGAGAAAATCGTTCATCCGTTTTTGGGTGAAGAGGTGGAAATCGGGCTACTGCCGTATATTCAAGCGATGCTGTTGGCGCGGCACTTGCGCGGTGATTTGGCGGAATATCCGCCGTTTTTGATGAGATAG
- the cas2 gene encoding CRISPR-associated endonuclease Cas2: protein MLMLITYDISLEDAEGQARLRRVAKLCLDYGVRVQYSVFECDIAPDQWVVLKDKLLKTYNPETDSLRFYHLGSKWRRKVEHHGAKPAVDVFKDTLIV from the coding sequence ATGCTGATGCTGATTACTTACGATATTTCGCTGGAGGACGCGGAAGGACAGGCAAGGCTGCGACGCGTGGCGAAATTGTGTCTGGACTACGGCGTGCGCGTGCAGTATTCAGTGTTCGAATGCGACATCGCGCCCGACCAATGGGTTGTTTTAAAAGACAAACTTTTGAAAACCTACAACCCTGAAACCGACAGCCTGCGCTTTTACCATCTGGGCAGCAAATGGCGGCGCAAAGTGGAACACCACGGCGCGAAACCAGCGGTGGATGTGTTTAAGGATACGTTGATTGTGTAA